AAACATTAAAAGCAATTCACAAGGACTGCTCATTGCCTGGTGTTGATGTCCTAATAACAATTCACGAATATCTTCGCCAAGACCAGTACCACCTGGTTCCCGCGTGACAATACATTCAATGTCTTGTTTATCAAAAAAACGATGAATGGTATTGATATGGGTGCTTTTACCAACGCCCTCGATACCTTCAATGGTAATAAATTTACCTTGGGCTGCCTTTACCATACTAGCGTTTCCCACCTAACTGGTATTTGCGTACTGCGTCATTATGTTCTTGCAAAGTTTCAGAAAAATAATGCGTACCATCACCTTTAGCAACAAAATAAATCGATTTTCCGTTGTCTGGATGTAATGCTGCATGAATAGATTTAAC
This sequence is a window from Gammaproteobacteria bacterium. Protein-coding genes within it:
- a CDS encoding endolytic transglycosylase MltG, with protein sequence VKSIHAALHPDNGKSIYFVAKGDGTHYFSETLQEHNDAVRKYQLGGKR